The genomic DNA CCGCTCAAGCCCCTCAGGATTCCCACGAAACGACGAGATCGAAACTTCGCCTGCAGTTGCGTGAAGGGAAGCTGGATGAACGAACGGTGGAGATGGAAGTCAAGGAACGAGGCCTTCCGGTCGGCGTCATTTCCAACGTAGGCGGACTCGACGACCTCGAGAGCAATCTGCGCGACATGCTGGGCGGCATGTTTCAAGGCAAGAAAAAGAAGCGGCTCATGAAGGTCCCTGAAGCGCTCAAACATCTGACACAGGAAGAAGCCCAAAAACTGATCGACATGGAGGATACCACGCGGGAAGCCATCACCAAGGTGGAACAGGCCGGGATTGTGTTCCTCGATGAAATCGACAAGATCGCCGGCCGTGAGCGCACGATGGGACCCGATGTGTCGCGAGAAGGTGTACAACGCGACCTCCTTCCCATCGTGGAAGGCTGCACAGTCACCACCAAACATGGCCCGGTCGTGACGGATCACATCCTCTTCATTGCCGCCGGCGCTTTTCATGTGGCGAAGCCGTCCGATCTGATTCCGGAACTCCAAGGGCGATTTCCGATCCGAGTCGAGCTCAGCGCGTTATCAAAAGACGATTTTGTCCGCATTCTCACCGAACCGAAAGGAGCGTTGGTGCGGCAGTATCAGGCCTTGCTGGCCACGGAAGGCCTTGCCATCGAGTTCACCAAAGACGGTCTCGAGGAGATCGCCGAAGTGGCGGTTCAGGTGAATGAACGGACCGAGAACATCGGCGCGCGTCGTCTCTTCACCATCATGGAGCGGTTGCTTGAGGACATTTCTTTCGAGGGACCCGGCTGGCCCGACAAACGAATCAGCATCACTGCCGTCTATGTCCGGGACCGATTGAAAGACATCGTCAAGGATCAAGATCTGAGCCGGTATATTCTGTAAGCGAGGCTTGCGGGAGTCGCGCGACCAGCTCTTCTCGCGATTCGCGCCTATCGCGCCTTTCTCGCTGAGGCCAACTTATGAACAAACTGATCAAGAAGGCCAACGTCCTTATCGAAGCCCTTCCGTACATGCGAACGTTTCGCGGGAAGACTGTGGTCGTGAAGTATGGCGGCCATGCGATGACGGACTCTTCCCTCAAGGAACGGTTTGCGCAGAACGTTGTCTTGCTCAAATATGTCGGCATCAATCCGGTCATCATTCACGGCGGCGGGCCTCAAATCGACAAGATGCTCGACCGGCTCGGCATCGAAGCGAAGTTCCGCCATGGTGTTCGGATCACCGACGAAGCCACGATGGAAATCGTGGAAATGGTCCTTGCTGGAAAAATCAACATGGAGATTACGGATCTCATCAACCGTCATGGTGGTAGCGCCGTCGGGTTGAGCGGGAAGGATGGAGGATTGATCCTTAGCAAACCATTGACGGCCAAGGCCTGGGCGGAAAGCCTCGATCGCGAGTTGGACGGAGAAGACGGCGACGGCGATTTCGGATTAGTGGGTGACATCGAAAAGGTTGATCCCGGCCTGTTACGCAATCTCCAAGAGGATCACTACATCCCCGTCATCGCGCCCATTGGAACGGATCGCGAAGGAAACACGTACAACATCAATGCCGATCTCGTCGCAGGAGCTGTGGCCGGTGCCCTCCGCGCGGAGAAGCTCCTCATGATGACGGATATCAAAGGCATTCGCGACGCCAACGGGCGCCACCTGTCCACCGTGTCGCGCAAAGACGTGCAACGCATGATGAAGAAGGGGACTATCACGGAGGGGATGATCCCGAAAGTCCATGCCTGTTTGGATGCGTTGGCCGAAGGTGTCGGCAAAGCTCACATCATCGATGGGCGCATTCCCCACGCCCTTCTCCTGGAAATCTTCACCCACAAGGGCATCGGGACCGAGATCGTGAACTAATTTCCGTACCGGACCAGCCACGTGCCCGTTGATCGCAACCGCCTCATAGAAGTCCTGAACCGTTTAGTCGGAGAACGCCATCCGTTTTCCACTCCCAATCGTCTCCACGAAACGGAAGTGTACCTGAGCCGCGAATTATCTGACGCAGGTCTTGTCGTCACTACCCAGCCATTTGCCGCGCTCGGGGGCACTTACCATAATATGATCGGAACGGCGCTTCCTGACACTCAGCCATTCCAATCTGCACCACCGTTGATCCTCGCCGCTCACTTCGATACAGTTTTGGGGTCTCCCGGCGCCGACGACAACGCCAGCGCCCTCGCCGTAATGCTTCAAGTCGCTCGCCAAGCGCGAGCCATGAAATTGGCCAGACCGATCCGTTTCATCGCCTTTAACCTGGAGGAAGAGAATTTGCTCGGCAGCTCCGCCTATACATGCCTTCTGCGGAAGAATCGTGAAGCGATCCACGGGGCGATCGTGTTGGAATGTGTCGGGTATGCGAGCCATCAAAACAACTCGCAGAAGATTCCCCCCGGTGTGCCAATCGCCGTTCCCACAACTGGAAATTTCCTTGCCGTGGTCGGTAACGAGCGGTCGCAGGTCTTGACCGGCGCGGTTGCGAAGGCAATGAAAGCGCATCTCCCGATTGTTCCACTGGTCGTGCCGGGCAACGGAGAGAAGCTCCCGGACACCAGACGGAGCGACCATACCTCGTTCTGGGAACAAGGGTTTCCCGCCGTCATGCTCACCGATACGGCCAACTTCCGGAATCCTCATTACCATCGACCGACCGACACCCTCGACACATTGAATCTCGATTTCATGGCTTCCGTAGGCGAGGGACTTATGGCAGCAGTCATCGATTTGGCCGGTCGGCGTTCCACATAGCTCTCATACGCCGACTTGGCTATTGGCTGAGGGACTGACGGGATGGATTGAGGTGGTCACTCTCCCCTTAGAATGCTCAATGCGCGAGATCTACCACGCTCAACCCAACAGTATTAAGCGTACGCACGATGCGCGCGCAGATACGCGCTAGCATCCAATGTTGAAATTGTTGTGGGTCCGTAGTGTTGATGAGGGGACTGCGGTTGAAACTTACATATACAGGCAATACTCGTTGAGATTCGAATTCGGCGAGTAGCTCTGATTCAGCTACACGCAGAAGGAAAGACTTACCAACTCCTCGACTGCCAGAAAGGACCACCGGATTTCGAGCCTTGAGAGCGTTGATGATCTCACGATCGCGCTTCGTTTCGACAAAGTACTTTGCCACCTCTTCAGGCTTGATGTCCTCGGTCCGATAGAAGAACTCAGCCATTGGTCACCTCATACGGTGCGCCAAGAAGTGCTCTCACTCCAACCGAATGACCAAGTTGGTCCATAAGCGTATTCTCGAGGCGTGACCGCTTAGCAACATCGAAGTCGCATAGATATCTAGCCGCTAGAGCATAGGAGAGGGTTAGACGAACCACAGATGCTTTCTTTTACCAGGCATCGAATGAAGCGTGGTCGAACTTGAGCTGTTCGGGTATTGAACGATGAGTGTGCGCATTACCATGGACATACTCTGAGCATTCTCGATAGACGGCGGCAGCGGAACGATACTGAACAGCCTCATCCGCTAGCCCTTCGGAAAAGAGATGAATGAACTGCTTCGAGAGGATACCCTTCTCCGCGTCGATCAGCGACAACCAATTGGTATCCCGCTGACCCCTGAGCCATTCTCGCAATTCACGTTCATTGGCTGACCATTGCACAGCTGCAAAACCGAGCTCAAGAGTCAGGCGAAGCGCCGAGAAAGCCGCGCGATAATGCCCCGCCGATAAAGTCAGAAGTGCGAACTGGTACTCTCTATGAGCTGCCTGGAACACTGGGACTTCAGGTCGCTTATCGAGTTCGACGATCCATAAGCCGAGATCGTCGATGAATGCATGGCTCTTTGCCATTTACTCAGCACGTGAGCCAGCGAATGATTCAGCTAATACAACGCCAGACTCTGCATAAAGCCGCTTATAGTGATCGTTGCAGACATTGCTCATTGTGTTAGTACTTGCATAAAAGACTTTGTTTGGACACCCTGCCAATAACTCTACTCACAGGAACAATTTGACGAGACAGACCCATCTGGCTCGAGATTGTCCTGTTCCTTTAAGTACTTGTCAATGCGGATAGCTATGATTCCGACCGCACAATGGTTTGCCGTAGTGGAGGCGCTCGTGTAAGCTGGGGCCGAAAGGGGCGTCTCATGACGCAAGCGGCACTCCTGGAGCATGTGACAAAGACGATCGTTGAACGATTTCGCCCGAGGAGGATCATGGTATTCGGCAGCTATGCCCGCGGCGAAGCCGGCCCAGACAGCGATCTGGATTTGTTCATCGAAATGGACACACCCCATCGTCCGCCGGATCGCGCGATCGCAATCAGCGAAGTGTTTGGACTCCGTCCATGGCCGATGGATATCGTCGTGTACACGCCCGAAGAGGTCCGCCGGTTGCGAAATATCAACGGCACACTCCTATCCGTTATCGAGAAGGAGGGCAAAGTGCTGTATGAGCAGCGCTGAGTCCAACTTCTCCGCATGGTTACGCAAGGCAGATCACGACCTCCTCAACATCGAGAATAATCTCGCGGCGAAGGGCATTCCTTGGGATACGGTGTGTTTTCACGCTCAGCAAGTGGCGGAGAAAATGCTCAAGGCCTTTCTCGTCTATCATGGGCGCGACCTCTTAAAAACCCATGACCTCGTCGCGTTGCTCGCCCAATGTGTAACTATCGAGCACACACTCTCTGATCTCGAAGCCGATTGCCGCAAGCTGACTTCATATGGCGTTGCGGCGCGCTATCCCGATGATCTCTTCGAACCGGGCGAAGCCGATGCACGTGAACTGGTGTCTGCAGCGCGTCGGCTTCGAGCGCGGATTCTCACCTTGTTACCAAAAATCGGATAAGTATACACGGAACGCCGCGCAATATATTGAAAATGCCTCGGATATCAATCCGTAACTCGACACGGCGTACGATCGCCAATGTATTTGACTGTCTCGATTATAAGCGCTTAGAGTCCGTGTACTGCTACGAGGGCGGCGATGAGTTCTGGCGCAGCAAGCGAGCTCCATGCCGACGACTGGGAACGAAGGTGGCCGAAGCTCTCGTGCGAAAGTTGCCGCATGATGGTCGAAGTCTCTATGTTGGTGCCGGAGTGACTGAACTTCCGGCATTGCTCTGTGAAGCGATCGACCGTCAACGCCAGGTTGAGCCGTATAATCTCCGTCGGTCTGAGGTGGCAGTACTTAATCATGCTTGTCGTGGCCTGCCAGTCCATTTTCACCCACAAGATGCCTCCTCGGCACAAGGTCAATTCGATCATATCTGGATAGTGAGCGTCTTGAACGATCCGGAACGGTTTCCACACCTTTCTCCGCTGTCTTATGGCCGCGCTGATCCCATTACGTTTGATCCAGGACGATTTCAGAAGGAACGACGGATCATCCAATCCATCGTGGATCGCTGCATGCCAAAGTTAGGACTACCTGGCCTTGTGACGACTTCGACCGAGGAAGTCATCTGGATTGCAGACTGGTGTCACCGCCGCAAGATTCCGTATCGTGTAGAGCGGAAACAGTACCCCACGGCGCTCGTCGGCGATCCGATTTGCTTCATCAAGGTTGGTAAGGGATGAGCTGTGATGGGTAAAGGCGATCATTCTCAAAGTTCAAAACCGGTTTTCTTTGTTGAATCGTCCATGTACTGCCTCGCGTACTTCACATAATTCTCCGCCGATTCTTTAAGCCAGGCCAACTCTTTGTCCGTGACCGGTCGCTTAACCTTTGCCGGTGAGCCGAGGATCAAACTCTTCGGGGGAACGATCGTGCCCTCCACAATAAGTGCTCCGGCTCCTACCACGGAGTCTTCCCCGATTACCGCGCCGTCCATGATGATGGCACCCATGCCCACCAGCACGCGATCCTGAATCGTACAGCCGTGCAACACCACATGATGCCCGATTGTGACGTCATTGCCAATGATGAGTGGATGGGTATCGTGAGTCACATGGAGCATGCAAAGGTCCTGGACATTCGTCCGTTCTCCGAGCCGGATGTAGTTCACATCGCCTCGGATCACGGCGTTGAACCAAACGCTGCAATGTTCTCCCATGACGACATCGCCGATCACGACGGCGGTCTCTTCGATAAAGCATGACTTGTGAACCGTCGGCTTAATGCCCTGAAAGGTTCGAATCATGCGGGCACTGTAGGCGAAGTGCGCCGGCTCCCGCAAGGGTCTAATTGACAGACTTTTTGACCCTCCCGTAGACTGCTTCCTATGTCTCAGCCATTGATTATCCCAAGACGTACGAAACCAACGGCCCAAAGGGACAGGCATCGATCCTTGATCGGAGCCAGTCCCCAAAAGACGACGATCGGGTTTGTGAATCTTGGCTGCTCCAAAAATCAGGTCGATTCGGAAATCATGCTCGGGTCTCTCGTGACCGAGGGGTTTCAACTGACCGGTGACCCGAAACAAGCCGACGTGGTCATCGTCAATACCTGCGGCTTCATCGAAGAGGCCAAAGAAGAATCGATCAACACCATTCTCGAACATGGGCATCTGAAGAAGACAGGAACCTGCCGTATCTTGATTGCGGCCGGTTGTTTAGCTCAGCGGTATCAAGGAGACTTACTGAAAGAGTTACCGGAGTTGGATGCCGTGGTCGGTACCGGGGAGTTCGGCAAGATCGCAGAGATTTGCAGAAACTTGTTGGCTCCTACAAAACGGCATCGACGTCTCTGGATCAGTCAACCGCCCTATCTCTACGACGAGCTCGCCCCTCGTCTCAGGCTCGGCAAGCAGCATAGCGCCTATGTGAAAATTGCGGAGGGGTGTAACCGCAACTGCACCTTTTGCGCTATTCCGCTGATGCGCGGGAAACAGCGCAGCAGGCCGGTGGAATCCATTGTTGCTGAGGCGCACCAGCTCGCCGCTGAAGGTGTCAAAGAGATCAATCTGATCTCGCAAGACACCATCAACTACGGTGTAGATCTCGGTCTACGCCAGGGCTTGGTCCGTTTGCTTCGCGAGTTGGTTAGAGTTGAAGGCCTCCGATGGATCCGGCCGTTTTATCTCTACCCTCAGCAAATCACGGATGACCTGCTCGACCTCTACGCCGGGGAAGAGAAAATCACCAAGTACATCGACATGCCGCTTCAGCACATCAATGACCGGATGCTCAAACGCATGCATCGTCTGGGTGACCGCACCGCTATCGAAACGCTGGTTGATCGTATCCGTACCCGTATTCCCGCGGTGACTTTCCGAACCGCCTTCATCGTCGGTTTCCCGGGAGAAACAGACGCCGCCTTCACCGAGTTGCGCGACTACGTGGAGCAGGCTGAGTTCGATCGTGTCGCGGTGTTTCTCTACTCCGATGAAGAAGGAACCTCGGCCGCCGACTTGGACGCCAAGGTTGATCGGGGAGTCATGGATGAACGGCGCAATGCCATCCTCTCAGTTCAGGAATCAATTATGGCCGCTAAAGGAAGGGCCAAAATCGGCTCCATCCTCGATGTGCTCATCGATGAGCGATCCGCAGAAACGGAGGGTGTCCTGGAAGGACGCCATGAAGGACTCGCCCCTGAAATCGACGGCGTCGTCTATGTCGACGAAGACTCGACCTCAAGCACCCACGTACATCATCCCCGCCCCGAAATGCCTTTTATCAAGCCAGGCGATTTCTGCACCATCGAAATCACCGATGCAGCAGGCTATGATCTCGTTGGACGCATCGTCGGGAAATCCGTGTCTTGAGTGTTCTATTATTCCAATCCACTCCACTGAAACGGTGGGACACCGGGATACGGTGGAGGATCTCGTGCGCAAAGGGCGGGACCTAGAAGTTGTACTGGCACGTGCCGTGCGGCGGCATATCGAACGGCGTGTGTTAGGGCCTGTTAACACTAACGCAAGCCTTCGACGATCAATGCGAAATGAATGAACGCGACGAACATGACATCGAGTTTTTCAAACCGCGAGAAGATGCGCCGAAATCCCTTGAGCCGGCGGAACAGCCGTTCAATCTCATTGCGTCGTTTATACATGGCTCGGTCATATTCCCATGGCGC from Nitrospira sp. includes the following:
- a CDS encoding ATP-dependent hsl protease ATP-binding subunit HslU: MMKLTSDAEPLNLNSLTPRQIVEELNRYVIGQKDAKRMVAIALRNRWRRQQLSPDLRDEVMPKNIIMIGPTGVGKTEIARRLAKLAEAPFIKVEASKFTEVGYVGRDVESIIRDLTELAINMVKTQRLASVQQKAEQQGEERLLDLLLPPPPPRPGFVDSTSEPAAQAPQDSHETTRSKLRLQLREGKLDERTVEMEVKERGLPVGVISNVGGLDDLESNLRDMLGGMFQGKKKKRLMKVPEALKHLTQEEAQKLIDMEDTTREAITKVEQAGIVFLDEIDKIAGRERTMGPDVSREGVQRDLLPIVEGCTVTTKHGPVVTDHILFIAAGAFHVAKPSDLIPELQGRFPIRVELSALSKDDFVRILTEPKGALVRQYQALLATEGLAIEFTKDGLEEIAEVAVQVNERTENIGARRLFTIMERLLEDISFEGPGWPDKRISITAVYVRDRLKDIVKDQDLSRYIL
- a CDS encoding N-acetylglutamate kinase, with the protein product MNKLIKKANVLIEALPYMRTFRGKTVVVKYGGHAMTDSSLKERFAQNVVLLKYVGINPVIIHGGGPQIDKMLDRLGIEAKFRHGVRITDEATMEIVEMVLAGKINMEITDLINRHGGSAVGLSGKDGGLILSKPLTAKAWAESLDRELDGEDGDGDFGLVGDIEKVDPGLLRNLQEDHYIPVIAPIGTDREGNTYNINADLVAGAVAGALRAEKLLMMTDIKGIRDANGRHLSTVSRKDVQRMMKKGTITEGMIPKVHACLDALAEGVGKAHIIDGRIPHALLLEIFTHKGIGTEIVN
- a CDS encoding Protein YrdA, which codes for MIRTFQGIKPTVHKSCFIEETAVVIGDVVMGEHCSVWFNAVIRGDVNYIRLGERTNVQDLCMLHVTHDTHPLIIGNDVTIGHHVVLHGCTIQDRVLVGMGAIIMDGAVIGEDSVVGAGALIVEGTIVPPKSLILGSPAKVKRPVTDKELAWLKESAENYVKYARQYMDDSTKKTGFEL
- a CDS encoding hypothetical protein (Ribosomal protein S12p Asp88 (E. coli) methylthiotransferase), with protein sequence MIGASPQKTTIGFVNLGCSKNQVDSEIMLGSLVTEGFQLTGDPKQADVVIVNTCGFIEEAKEESINTILEHGHLKKTGTCRILIAAGCLAQRYQGDLLKELPELDAVVGTGEFGKIAEICRNLLAPTKRHRRLWISQPPYLYDELAPRLRLGKQHSAYVKIAEGCNRNCTFCAIPLMRGKQRSRPVESIVAEAHQLAAEGVKEINLISQDTINYGVDLGLRQGLVRLLRELVRVEGLRWIRPFYLYPQQITDDLLDLYAGEEKITKYIDMPLQHINDRMLKRMHRLGDRTAIETLVDRIRTRIPAVTFRTAFIVGFPGETDAAFTELRDYVEQAEFDRVAVFLYSDEEGTSAADLDAKVDRGVMDERRNAILSVQESIMAAKGRAKIGSILDVLIDERSAETEGVLEGRHEGLAPEIDGVVYVDEDSTSSTHVHHPRPEMPFIKPGDFCTIEITDAAGYDLVGRIVGKSVS
- a CDS encoding Mobile element protein; the encoded protein is MPRPIPLLMDRAYEGNATRHLALELGYVPVVPPKHNRLAPWEYDRAMYKRRNEIERLFRRLKGFRRIFSRFEKLDVMFVAFIHFALIVEGLR